The window TTCCACAAGTCTTCCATATCATCCGTCAAGGAGGGCAGGATTGCCGTCACCATTGTGGCCCTGATCGTCTCGTCAGTGAGTCGATCCGTCTCCAAATCCTTGGTTGACTTACGCGGCCGAAGCTCCGAGAGCAAAGAAGATGCGTGCCAGCAGCAACTGGGGATAGACGTTCTTTGCTtggacgaagacggcgagtGAAATGCCAATGATTGCATAGCCAATCACCGCCACCCAGCGAACACCCAGCCGATCGGATATCAGTCCCCATGTCGGGCaagcgacgagggcgacaagCTCGTCGGCAAAGCCAAGCGTCCCAACGACGTCGCCCACCTCCTTTTTCTGGCCGATCAGGTCGGTGATGACGAAGGAAACGGAGCTGTTCAGAAAGACGAGAAACGAGATGGAGAAGAGCGAAATGCCGAGCAAGTACGTCACCGCttgggccgtcgtcgtcgagggcgagaaggGCAAGTATTTCGACAGCAAAGGCATGTTTTCGGTGGTGTATGACCTCTTCGGACAACCCGGTTAACAGAACTCCATGGCGATGAGGGATATAAATTATGGTTCGGGCCGAGAATTGGGATCATGTCATTGCAGGGAGACGCGTTGTGAATGTTGTTTGGCCGAGTCAGCGGTGTGCTAAGGAATATTACATAAGCTTGGCAATCGATCAACTGACCACGATCACGCCTCCTCATTCGAAGGTGCCCGCTTTCGAACCCGTGAAGTAATAAATCGAGATCTTAGCGCAGGCGGCAATTACAGACAGTACCAGTATGtcaattacagtacgtaaTACTCGGTAAATCCGTGAAATTTCCCAGTATTGCGATGGACAAAATCGTCTTTCGCTTCAAAGACAAACTTGCGCCGACGGGAGCCAGCGTCAATATGGATGGATCAAGTTGTTGTttacggtacatgtactcctactccgtacatttgACGAAATGCATCTTCACCATGTCATGCCAGTAGTATCGGCATCTCGTGCGCCCATTCATTTCAATCCCTCGCTTTGGTTAACTCCAGTAAAACCCAAACTTTCGACAGACATGCTGCTACCAGGCCCAGAGCACTTTGTGATGAAGCGTCCTCTCGCCGAGCCGCTCGTACTCGAAGGGGGAGATCCAAGAGTCGTTCGTCGGCAGTTTCGCAAAGACGCTGGCGCCCTTCCAGGCAACGACTTGTTCGTCCATGTCTCGGGCGCTCCTGCTGACCAAAATCCGGTCAATCAGGCCAGGTCGCCTCGCCTTCAGCTTTTCCTCCAACACGACGGTAAACTGGGGGATCTTGGATCCACCACCAATCACCATGATGCTTCCTAGCAGGTCCCTCAGCTTCTTGTCATCGTTCTTAGCGGCGTTCTGAATGCTGGTCAGGATCGCGACGTCCAGGGGAACCACGGGGAGGACAGATTCTCTCTCCGCGGCGATGGACGCGGCACTCCGCTCGGGGGCATCCACGGGCCCCGAGGGGGGTTGGGATGCCTGGGAAGCCTGTCCCGGGATAGGCGTGCCGGCGGCCCGATTTACGCTCGGGGCGGGACTGTCACGGTTGAGGCCGTCTTTGCCGGATCCAAAGACGAAGGCCGGGGGCGCGGGAGTGCCGCTGCCTTCCGGGGCCGGTGATCCCGCGTGTGACTCGGCCGGCGTGCCGTTGATGCCCTCGCCTTTGGCGATGAAGTTGAACTGCGGCTTCTCCTTGCTCGGTGTCGAGACCTCATGCGGCAGCTGCGAGTTGCCGTTGGCAATGGACGTGATCGACGGCTTCACCAATGCCAAGATGGCAAGCTGGGCAGCCGGGGCCGGGTCGTCCGGGATGTCTACGTCGTAGGCGTTGTAGGAACGCTCCACGAGCTTTCGACGTCCTCTCAGCTTGGTGCTGTTGTCAAAGATGGAAGGGTCGAAGAGGCCGGAGGGGGCCAAGATGACTTCGTCGTACGTCTTGAAGGCGTATTTTCGAGTAGGCTGGTTCGGGGCGCGAACGTGCAGCTGGCAGAGCTGGACAGATATTTCGGCCTGAGACATTGTGCAGTGCTtcgccttgagctcctcggccaagaGGAAGTCGTAGCGCCGTTGCAGGTTGATTTCTTGGTAGGGAAAATTGTCGTACAGCATCATCTTGACGAAGGTGTCGGTGATGTCGAAGCCTCCGTACTTGAGGTTCACCCTCGAGTCCTCGATGACGAGACCGTCCTCGACGCAGGTGACCGACGTCTTCTgagcgccgacgtcgacgacgcaggctTGGGTGTATCCAGCACCAAACGTGGCCGCCATGCTCTCCTGGACGAAGCAGACCCTGTTGAACTCGAACCAAACCATGCAGGAGTGCAATACTTGTTCAACATACTTTTTGTCGTAGAGATCCGGGATGACGAACACGCAGCTATACTGCTGCCACTCGCTGTTTGTCTTCAAGCCAAGCTCTTGGCGCAACGCCTTGTCGAGCAGGGTTTCGAAATCGTCAAACAGGTGCTCCTGACTTGCGTAGTCGTCTTCGTTCCACCAGCCATTGCGGATGGGCCACCACAACTTGAACTTGGGCTCGGAATCGTCAGGCACGCGCAAGGCATCGTTGCCGATGAAGCACGAAGCGGGAGACTCCGAATCCTCCAGAGCCTTGATGTCGGTCCATTCGATCTCCAGGGGGTCGTTGTGCTTCTGGATGATTTCGGCCTCTGCGCGGCGATTGAAAGTCTGAACGAGCTCCTTTGAGTTTGGCAGCACCTTTCGCTTGTTGGCGCGCATGTCTGATTTCAGTTCGGCGCACAGCTTTTGGTACTTTTTGGACC of the Drechmeria coniospora strain ARSEF 6962 chromosome 01, whole genome shotgun sequence genome contains:
- a CDS encoding chromatin remodeling complex subunit: MVGKVSERVLLREGLERTDNGMKLTSWPDVTPINQKNYYTDYMKRDDQFLALRLQSDATRDRLVQSARDRDRILSKPANGESFLPIPDLAEDDGAATPSAGIDPSRIIVIHPGSQNLRIGFASDALPKTIPSVLATKFPQTESDMYEALPRRQFEAKTTEQQYGEEWSKKYQKLCAELKSDMRANKRKVLPNSKELVQTFNRRAEAEIIQKHNDPLEIEWTDIKALEDSESPASCFIGNDALRVPDDSEPKFKLWWPIRNGWWNEDDYASQEHLFDDFETLLDKALRQELGLKTNSEWQQYSCVFVIPDLYDKKYVEQVLHSCMVWFEFNRVCFVQESMAATFGAGYTQACVVDVGAQKTSVTCVEDGLVIEDSRVNLKYGGFDITDTFVKMMLYDNFPYQEINLQRRYDFLLAEELKAKHCTMSQAEISVQLCQLHVRAPNQPTRKYAFKTYDEVILAPSGLFDPSIFDNSTKLRGRRKLVERSYNAYDVDIPDDPAPAAQLAILALVKPSITSIANGNSQLPHEVSTPSKEKPQFNFIAKGEGINGTPAESHAGSPAPEGSGTPAPPAFVFGSGKDGLNRDSPAPSVNRAAGTPIPGQASQASQPPSGPVDAPERSAASIAAERESVLPVVPLDVAILTSIQNAAKNDDKKLRDLLGSIMVIGGGSKIPQFTVVLEEKLKARRPGLIDRILVSRSARDMDEQVVAWKGASVFAKLPTNDSWISPFEYERLGERTLHHKVLWAW